DNA from Synechococcus elongatus PCC 6301:
CTGCTGCTGGGCCTGGGCCGCTTGCAAGGCGGCATAGCGCTCGGCAATTGCCTGCCACTGGTCAACGGTCTGCTGCGCCAAATTGAGGTCGCGATCGCGGTAGCCTAGCTCCTGAATCTGGCGATCGAGCTGCCGCACCCGCCGTTGCAGATCTGGTGCAAAATCGCCGGCGGCGAGGCTCCGTTCTAGCGTTTGAATCTGCTGATCGAGTTGCTGCAGCTGTTGGGTTTGTTCATCGTGGGCGACTAGCTGAGCTTGCAGTTTGCCTCGTTCTTCGAGGGCTTGGCTGTAGGGCTCCAGATCGACGGCGCGATCGCGATATTCCTGCCGCAGGACCTGAATTTCCCGCTCGGAAACGGCAAATTGTTCGCAGATCACCCAGATCAGGTTTTGAATCTCAGTCTGCTGTTGTTGGTAGCGCTGCTGCAGGTGTTGCCAATGGTCGGGATCGAGGGCCTGATCGCAGAGTGGACAAGTACCGTGGGGGGCGATCGCGCGGGCTTGGGATTCCAGTTCCGCCAGCTGTGCCTCATAGTCCCGTTGTCGAGCTTGCAGCCGCGCCAGAAAATTGCTGCGCTCCTGTTGCTTCTCCTGCACTTGATTGCGGTAATGCTGGTGCTGCTCGAGTTGGGTGATCGTCTGGCTAACGCTAGCCAGTGCCTGTTCCAGTTCGCCGCGATCGCGGTGCTGTTGCCGCAGTTGCAGGCGTTGTCCCTGCAGGTCTTCGAGGTGGGCTTGCAGCCGCAGGCGCGCTTGTCCTAGCTGGGTTTGCACCTGTTGCCGCTGGGCCAGCAGGGGTTGAGCCGCGGTGTGTCGTTGCTGGGCTTGGGCCAATTCTTGCCGAGCTTGTTGTAGTTGTTGGTAGCCTGCCGCGATCGCGGTGGCCTGCTGGAGCAGCGGCTCGAACTGCACTAGCGCCTCCTGTCCAGCTTGAAGCTGTTGCTGAACGGTAGCGATCGCCTGCTGGTGCTGCCGGACGGCGGCATCGTACTGACGTTGGACCTGCTGCAGTTGTTCACTCAGGGCTTGCTGAGCCTCAGTCTGCTGTGCCCAGCGGCTAGCCTGTTGCTGGCTCTGCTGCCACTGTTGCCATTCGGCTCGGATGCTGAGGGCGCGGCTCAAAATGTGCTGGGCTTGGGCCTGTCGCTGTTGATTTTCGGCTAGGAGGCGTTGCTGATCGCCTAGCTGCGTTTGGAGCTGCTGAATCTGCTGGGCGAGGGCTTGGCGATCGCGCTGCTGGTGTTCGGCCGCTTGCCAGCGTTGTTCTAGAGTTTGCTGCTGTTGATCGATTGCGGCTCGCTGCTGCTGCAGTGCGGCCAATTGTTGCTGGTATTGCGATCGCGTTTCAGCCAGTTGTTGTTGCTGGTCTGCTTGCTGCTGGAGCTGCTGCCGCTGAGCGAAGAACCACTCCTCTTCAGCCTGCAAACTCCGATCGCGATCGCGGGCGGCCAAGGCTAAGGGCCGGAGACGATCGAGCTGGAAGAGGTGGGCGAGTTGTTGATAGCGATCGCTGGCTGAACGCTGCACCCAAGGTGATGGCTGCCCTTGGGGTACATAGACCGTGTGACAGAAGTGGGTGTAATCCCAGCCCAGCACCTGAGTCAGCTGCGCTTGCGTGGCGATCGCCGTCGATTGACTGATCTCAGCCCAGGGCTCATCCGGGTGCGATCGCTGCCAGAGCTGGAGCTGGGTGCCCGTTTGGCGATCGTGGCGGCGCTGGACTTGAAACTGCTGATGGCTCTGCTGAAACTCCAGCGTCACTGCCATCCAGTCCGCAGAGTCTTGGATCAAGTCTTGACTGTCTCCGCGCAGACTCTGACCCCACAGCGCCCATGCAATTGCCTCGAGTAGAGCGGTTTTGCCTGATCCCGACACCCCGCTTACAACCACAAGCTGCTGCCCGAGCGCGAGATCAGCCTCCCGGTAACTGAGAAAGTGGTGCAGCTGAAGACGCAGCAGAATCATGCCAACGGCAGTAGGCGAGTCTTGACCTGTAGTCTAGCGATCGCCTTCAAGCGGGACCGATCGCCGCGATCGCGGCTTCGAGTGCGATCGCCACCTGTGCATGGTGGCTGCCCCCTTGGCAAAAGACGGTGTAGGGTTCACGCAGCGGCCCATCGGCAGAAAACTCAGAAGTGCTGCCGTCGATAAATGTGCCGCCGGCCATCACGAGATCACTCTCGTAGCCTGGCATCGGTGCGGGAACGGGGTCGAGGTAAGCGCCGATCGGGGAATGTTGCTGAATCGCCCGACAGAAGGCCACTAGCTTTTCCGCGCTGCCCAAACGGACTGCCTGAATCACATCGCGGCGGGGCTCCCATGGGTCGGGTTGCACGGGATAGCCGAGGCGATCGCAGACCCAAGCAATGAGATGGCTCCCCTTCATGGCCTCAGCGACCATCTGTGGTGCTAGGAACAGCCCCTGAAACAGCAGTCGATTTTGGTCAAAGGTGGCGCCGCCACTGCTGCCAATGCCAGGAGCGGTCAAGCGGCAGGCGGCTGCTTCCACTAAGTCAGCACGCCCCGCCACATAGCCACCGGCTGGTGCGATCGTGCCACCCGGATTTTTAATTAGCGAGCCTGCCATCAGATCCGCACCGACCATCGTCGGCTCGCGGGTCTCGATAAATTCGCCGTAGCAGTTATCAACAAAGCAAACCGTGTCAGGGTTTTGTGACTTGACCAGCGCCACAATCCGAGCGATGTCATCAATACTGAGGCTGCGTCGCCAAGAATAGCCACAGGAGCGCTGAATTAAGGCAAGGCGGGTGTTGGGGCGAATCGCTGTTGTCAACGCCTGCCAATCGACCTCACCAGACTCAGTCAGGGCTAGCTCGCGATAGCTCACCCCAAAATCTTTGAGGGATCCCTGGCCTTCACCGCGAGTGCCAATCACTTCTTCCAGGGTGTCGTAAGGAGCACCCGCGATCGCCAGA
Protein-coding regions in this window:
- a CDS encoding AAA family ATPase, whose product is MILLRLQLHHFLSYREADLALGQQLVVVSGVSGSGKTALLEAIAWALWGQSLRGDSQDLIQDSADWMAVTLEFQQSHQQFQVQRRHDRQTGTQLQLWQRSHPDEPWAEISQSTAIATQAQLTQVLGWDYTHFCHTVYVPQGQPSPWVQRSASDRYQQLAHLFQLDRLRPLALAARDRDRSLQAEEEWFFAQRQQLQQQADQQQQLAETRSQYQQQLAALQQQRAAIDQQQQTLEQRWQAAEHQQRDRQALAQQIQQLQTQLGDQQRLLAENQQRQAQAQHILSRALSIRAEWQQWQQSQQQASRWAQQTEAQQALSEQLQQVQRQYDAAVRQHQQAIATVQQQLQAGQEALVQFEPLLQQATAIAAGYQQLQQARQELAQAQQRHTAAQPLLAQRQQVQTQLGQARLRLQAHLEDLQGQRLQLRQQHRDRGELEQALASVSQTITQLEQHQHYRNQVQEKQQERSNFLARLQARQRDYEAQLAELESQARAIAPHGTCPLCDQALDPDHWQHLQQRYQQQQTEIQNLIWVICEQFAVSEREIQVLRQEYRDRAVDLEPYSQALEERGKLQAQLVAHDEQTQQLQQLDQQIQTLERSLAAGDFAPDLQRRVRQLDRQIQELGYRDRDLNLAQQTVDQWQAIAERYAALQAAQAQQQRWDQERPRLETQLRDLQQALNHLSDSPLGQHRQQLQRQLQQVEASLRGLTDPQAAPPQAEVAERYQALLQAEQAMPRLQAEQADLEAQVQQLQKILTASLAQQAAIATAEDRQPLQQAIADCQAQLQAIQAAQTNLEQAIAQLPPSRNLEAIHAQIARLDEQLQQIQQEQQPAQQLATLVDRADFTVPLMRQWLRHLQLRCQHWLDRWGWEQGQLLWQVVSPASGAPGVQLRLQTDQGDRSINTCADGEAVLLDLAIRLSLVQLLAQQPDRSSRLLILDAPFSSLNPQQKNALTAALTEELDQGLICEADSSVKAIAADTWHVVLQNQESQLTALREAATGTGAD
- a CDS encoding aminotransferase class I/II-fold pyridoxal phosphate-dependent enzyme, whose translation is MITPQLVSEAEAELLQIFVGLDVQVKENLGRVLEAFRAERVGVHHFAGVSGYGHDDLGRETLDRLYARVFGAEAAAVRIQFVSGTHAIAAALFGVLRPGDELLAIAGAPYDTLEEVIGTRGEGQGSLKDFGVSYRELALTESGEVDWQALTTAIRPNTRLALIQRSCGYSWRRSLSIDDIARIVALVKSQNPDTVCFVDNCYGEFIETREPTMVGADLMAGSLIKNPGGTIAPAGGYVAGRADLVEAAACRLTAPGIGSSGGATFDQNRLLFQGLFLAPQMVAEAMKGSHLIAWVCDRLGYPVQPDPWEPRRDVIQAVRLGSAEKLVAFCRAIQQHSPIGAYLDPVPAPMPGYESDLVMAGGTFIDGSTSEFSADGPLREPYTVFCQGGSHHAQVAIALEAAIAAIGPA